TTAGTCTCGCACGGCCCTCCTTTGAACAATCCTGGATTGCAATTCGGGAAATCCTCCATGGCATCACGCATGCTTAGGTTAATGGGCTGGTTTAATACAAACCCAATGGTTCCGCGTTCGTTGTGCTCTACCAACAGTATTACACTGCGAATAAAATTAATGTCCATCATGAACGGTTCGCTCAATAAAAGGACTCCTCTGTTTGGCATCGGTTTCATATTGCAAAATTGTTTTACTTTTCTTGTATATATAACGTAAATAAACGCTTTTTATTACATAATGGTTTGCAAGTGACAAATATTTTTCTAAACACTCTTAATTTTCTGAAGTGAGTTTGATAAAGATATCACTCATGGCTGGCATCTTCTCGCTAAATGACACCACTTCTACATGCTGCATCACTTGTTTCAAAAGTTCATTTCTACCCATGGGGCTTGGGTGTTTCAATATACATATATGACTGCCGTTCTCTATACGGTCATCTACAATCTCTGTGTTTTGCGGGGTTTGCAAATTGTCGCCATTATAAACCAATTCATAAGTATTGGTACGAAACTGTTCTTTCACTTGTTGTAATTCTGCCTCTAATATTTTTTTAGATTTATTAATAAATATAATATAGTCACACATTTCTTCCACCGATTCCATGCGGTGTGTGGAGAATATAATAGAAGCTCCTTTGGCTTTAAGAGCAAGTATTTCGTCTTTAATTAGTTTTGCATTATTGGGATCGAAACCTGTAAAGGGTTCATCCAATATTATTAAAGTAGGTTCATGAATAACGGTACTAATAAATTGTACTTTTTGTTGCATTCCCTTTGAAAGTTCTTCCACCTTTTTCTTCCACCAAGTGCCAATATCGAACTTATCAACCCATACCTTACAACGTGTAATAGCGTCTGCTCTGCTCAATCCCTTAAGCTGGGCTAGGTATAATAATTGTTCGCCCACTTCCATCTTCTTATACAATCCACGCTCTTCGGGCAAATAACCAATGCCTTCTATATGTTTGGGTTTGAGTGGTTGTCCTTCAAATAATACCAAACCACTATCGGCACGAGTAATTTGGGTAATGATGCGGATAAGCGAGGTTTTGCCTGCTCCATTAGGTCCAAGCAAACCTGTAATTTTTCCTTTGGGCATTTTCAAACTCACTTTGTCCAATGCCAAATGAGAGGCATATTGCTTACTCACATCTTGGGTTTCTATAATACTTATTTCCATTTTTATACTACTGAAATTACACTATCGGGAATGTCGCCCTCGTCTTTAAATTTAACCATCAACCGTGCCAAGGTTGCAACATCTTTTTCGCAATAAGCTTTAATTCGATTCAAATCGCCCTCATTATAATATATACCACTTACCATACTTCCGTCTATATCATCTTTGGGTGTTGGGATATCAAAAGCTGCGGCCAATAATTCTAAGGAAGTGTACGCTTTAAAGTCGCCAAATTTCCACAACTCCATCGTATCTAAATGGTTCAACTCCCAAGGCTTTTTGCCAGCAGTGTCTAATACAATGGGTAGCTTTACTTGGTTAATTACCATACGGCGTGACAAATAAGGAAAATCGAATTCTTTGCCATTATGGGCCAACAATAATTGCATCGGCGATTTCACAAATTTATCTAGGGCATCCGACACATCATTCAAAAGTTTCTTCTCGTCATGTCCACAATAAGATTTTATTTTAAGCTGATACGACTTACCCCAACGGCTGAACAGTCCCAACGAAACACATATAACTTTACCAAATTCGGCGTAGATTCCAGCACTATTATAGCTTTCGTGTGGTAACTGATTGGGGTATTTGAGGGCAGATTTCTTGTCCCATAGTTTTTTCCAATGTTCGGGCAACTCTTGGTAATTGCGATATTGAGGCACAGTCTCAACATCCAAAGCCATCACATTTCCGAGGTCTAAATTTTCGAGCATACTAATTTTGTTTTTAAAGTTTCAAACCTAATGCATATTGTATTGCTGTGCAACTTTGTGAAAAAATAATTATATCGGTGCATGGTTGCATGTCTTCACCAACCTTCAAAGCAATGTTTTATGAAATAGAAAAAAATTGTCGCATTCAAAAACTCAAAATTGCAAATAATTATCTGCCATTATTTCCTATTATGGACTAAGGTGATTAATTTGCAAGCGTTTTCAAAAAACAATTATATAACAATAAACAAAATTATGCAAAAGTACAAAAAATTTATTCCTTGGGTAATCCTCGGTATTCTCATCATTTGGTGTGTGAGCGTTTACAATGGCTTTGTAAGTAAAGATGTAGTATTAGGCGAAAAGTGGGGAAAGGTACAAAGTGCTTATCAATTGCGTGCTGACAAAATTAAACAGTTAGTAAGTGTAGTAAAGGGATCTGCTAAGTTTGAGAAAGAAACATTATTGGGTGTGGTAGAAGCACGTGCAGGAATGGCCCGCCAAGCAACCTTCGACCCAACTAAAGGAACCGCTGAAGACTTTAAAAAATATGAAAGCATACAAAGAGACTTGATGTCGAACCCTAAAACAGGTTTCAATATTGTTGTCGAGCAATATCCGCAGCTTCGCACTACCGATCAATACAAAGCTTTGATGTATGAAATAAGTGAAACTGAAAATATGATTAAAACAGAGCGTGATCAATTTACGATTGCTGTAAAAGAATACAATACTGCTACACGTCGTTTCCCTGGTAATTTATTTGCAAGTATATTTGGCTTTAGCCAAAAAGAATTTTTTGCAGCCGATACTGGTACCGACAAAGCCCCTATTGAGAGTCTGAAAGAACTTGAAAAATAATTAAGGTGGCATTCTTAAACCCAGAACAAGAACAGCAAATTGAAAAAGCTATAGGTTTGGCCGAAAACCAAACCTCTGGCGAAATTCGTTTGCACACAGAACAGTTCTGCGACCTAGATGATACCTTGCAACGTGCATTGGAAGTGTTCTACGATTTGGAAATGGATAAAACCCAACAACAAAACGGAATACTTATATATATAGCTTACGAGGACAAAAAAATGGCCATAGTAGGCGATGAAGGTATCAATAATGTAGTTCCTAAAAATTACTGGGATATTATTATACAAGAAATGAAGTCCGATTTTGCTGCAGGTAATTTTGAAGAAGGAATCTGCAAAGCCGTGCATGAAGTAGGCGAAAAATTAAAACAATACTTCCCTTGGAACAGTGATGACAAAAACGAACTTTCTGACAAAATATCCAACCATTGAAATTTATATTTAAATATCTAAGACTATTAGTATTTGTTGGGATTTGCTTGCCATTATTTTCAAGTGCTCAAGCTCAAATTCCACCTAAATCAAATAGGTTGGTAAACGATTATGCAGGTGTATTAACTTCATCTCAAATTGTAGCACTCGAAAATGAAGCTGTAGCATTTGATAATAAAACATCCACACAAATTGCGATAGTAACTATCAAATCACTGGAAGGAAGAGATATAGCGGGTTACAGCCAGGAACTTGCTGAAACTTGGGGCATAGGGCAACAAGGCAAAGACAATGGTATATTGATTTTAATAGCCGTTATAGACCACAAAACACGAATACATACAGGTCGCGGAATTACAGGCTATGCATCTGCTTCAAGATTGGGAGTTGAGCTAGAGGAAAAAGAAATGAATCCCCATTTCAAAAAAGGTGATTTTTATACAGGGCTTTCCAATGGACTCACCCAACTGGAAAAATTATTGGATGGGAAATATGAGGCAGTTCCCAAATCGAAAAGAAGCAAGCACTGGACTTCCTTTTTGGGAATGGCCATTATTATCATAATCATTATCATATCATCTATTCGTCGCAATCGTAAAGGTGGCGGGGGAAGTAGCGGGTTAGGTGCAGGAGGATTATTCTTCTTAGGTGGTAGCGGTGGTTGGGGCGGTGGAAGCAGTGGAGGAGGTGGTGGTTTCGGCGGCTTTGGAGGCGGAAGTTTCGGCGGAGGCGGTGCTAGTAGTAGTTGGTAATAACCAATTACGGCATATATGTATTCAGAACATAATTCGGAATTTGATGCTCATGCTATACACCACCGCATGATGCAATAGGGTAGGATTATAATATGAAATATTCGAGCGGAGACATTTTTATTTACAAAGGTCGCCGCGGCGGGGCAGCAGAGCAGCAGCAAGGAAAATTTCACAAAATAGCATATTGCCAATCAGCAGAAATCAAATCCGATAAGCGAAGTCGATGCTGTCGTTCCGACCGTGGTTTTTGCAAGATGCTTAACCGAATTCGCCACGGCGAAACTTGGGTAAATAAAAAAGCTTTTTGCTTCGTTTTTGGCTTCAAAAATGAAGCCCCGATAGTTATCGGAGTTCGCGGCGACCGAGGAGTGGAAAAAAGTATCGCTAAAATATATAATACAAGCATGTCTTGAGTACATGTATCCCTCAATTACGAATTACGAATCTTCAATTATGAATTATCTTCACATATTATACCGACACTCAATATATAATAGTCCAAAAAAGGGGGACTAATCCCCCCGCATCCCGATAATTATCGGGATTAAGCGGGGCTTTCGGGATGTAGTTCGGCATTACCTTTCTAAAAACTAAGCCGCCACAGGCGGAGAACTATTATAGTTTAAGAACTGGTATTAAGCACCATGTAACCCTGAGCGGCCCGCCGCGGCAGGGAAGGGTGGCTTAGTTACAAGACGAAAGTATAAAGTATATATAATACGACTTCCCATTTCTAAAAGTAAAGAATAAATAAATATTATTATTTTGTTCCCCTTACTTCCTACTTCCCTTCGCCGCGGCGAACCTACTTCCTACTTCCTTCGCCGCGGCGAACCCACTTCCTACCTTATTCTATTCGCATCCAACCACCTCTGATACCTCCTCGCATTTGCATTATGTTGTGAAAGTGTCTCTGCAAAATTGTGATACCCCAGCCTGGTTTCACTGGCACAATAAAATATAAAATCATTATTATCGGCATTCAACACGGCGTCTATGGCTTCTATGGTTGGGTTGCAGATGGGGCCCGGTGGAAGACCTCTGTGTGTATAGGTATTATAGGGGGATGAAGCCGATGCGTCTTTATGTTTATTATATATACGTTTGAGGGTAAAATCATTTAAAGCAAATTTGATAGTTGGGTCCATTTCCAAATTCATTTTCTTATGCAATCGGTTAAACACCACACCTGCAATAATAGGCATATCGGATTGTTTGTTCGTTTCTTTTATAACCAAAGATGCGATAGTAATTGCATCGCTTCTAGTAACACCTAATGCTTTTAATTTGCTTTCGCGTTCGCTATTCCAAAACCTATCATACTCATGCACCAATCGACCTATAACGCTGTCGGGCTTAGTATCCCAATTGATGAAATAGGTGTTTGGAATAAATATTTCAAACATATTTTTGGGCAAAATATTATACAATTTTAGCTTATTGCCCTTATATAACTCATTTGCTAAATCCTGGCTATCGGTTTCCAAATTGGCAACTATGTTTTTTATAATATCCCCTACCCTATTGTGCGATTGTATAATAATTTTTACGGGTTCTTGCTTGCCTGAACGAAGTAACTGTATCAATTCTTTATTGCCCATCCCGTCAGCCAAAGTATAGCGACCTGGCTTAATGAGTTTATCATATTTCATGGCTTCCGCTATCCATTTAAAACTCCATGAATCTTGTAAAATTGGAGATAAGTCATCTAGCACCATATTATAGGTACTTCCTGATTTAATATATATAAACTGTTTGTCTTTAGCTAATTTTAAATTAGGTTTGTATAACACAAACCAATACAAGAAACCCACCGCGGCAGCAATCACTACTATAATCGAACAAATGATAATAATGAGTTTTTTGGTACTCCGCTTTGTCTTCTTTTTAGCCATTGATTTTATTATTCGCTACAAATATAATTATTTTATTACAACCCCACACTCCATTGTTTATTATTTGGTTGAAGTTTCCTCAATCGAAGTATATACTTTTTCAAATTCACTGTATCATTTTTCTTCTCAGAAATATTCGCCAAATTAATCAATGCTTGTATATGATTTGGGTCGTAGTATATACATTTGTGCAAACAGGTTTCTGCTAAAGAAATATTATTTTCTTTCCCTGCTACCATCGCCATGTTATACCAAGTAACAGGCATCGCAGGATTTATCAATAATAGTTTTTCTAAAATATCTTTACCCCTTGCGGTATTACCTGTAGCAATATATACAATGCCTAGTTTTTGTTGAAACTCCAAATTTTTGGCCGCAAACCTTACCGCATTTTCAAGCCATGAAACAGCGGAATTCATATCACCTTTTTCCAAAAATGCTATGCCTAATCTATAATTTGTCCAAGCATCTGCACTTATTATCTTGTTAATTTGCATATAATTAATTAGCTCTGCATATTTTTGAGAAATATACAATTCTCGTATCTTAAGTTCAGGATTTTCCTTGCCCATTTTCTTAATATAGTATGCGGCACTATCAAGTGTGTGGTTCTTATTATTGTCCTTCTCGTAAGAGTTAAGATACGCCACTGCAGCAGCAATATCAGCCACTTCACGGTTATTCACACAACGTAATCCTTTAAAAGTGTTGGTGGTGTTTGAAGTCGTATTCCCTACTTTTTTTCTTATATAATGATCCGTAACTGACACATGTGGAATATCACTACTTCCATTCTTGGGCATATGGCATTGCACACAATTATCTTGGACTTTGTTTCGTATAAGTATATTTTCCGTACAAGTATTTTTAACTGCATTACTGTGGCAATTTTTGCATGCGGTATTATATTGTTCTTTTCCAGTTTGCCTTGTACTTACATGGGGATTATGACAAGTAATACATGTTAATTTCAAATTATTATTATCATTCAAATCAGGATTGCTTTTCAAAAAACAGGGGCTCATTTGTAACCTTACCGCATGGCTCGCCATATAAAATCTATTCTCATCATCCGCATATCTGGGCAGGAAAACATCCATCACGTCACTCAGTTTCATACCCGGCCTAAAGCTTTGCCAGTCCTTGCCTTGCTTCAATACAGTATTACCTTGCAAATGGCATCGTTGACATACATCAATCTGCAATTGCCAAGGTAATTTTCTCGGGTTTACAATGCTATAATCTATATTGTTTTTGGTATCAACCAATATACCTTTCTGCTTATCGCTCACATGCAAACTTCCGGGTCCATGACAACGTTCGCAACCTATACCCAAAGGTATATTTGTAAATTGATTTTCGGAGCCCTGCACATAATCGGGCAAGGAATTATGGCAACTCATACACTCGTGGCCTATAATGCGTGAGAATCGGCTATTCGCTCCATTCTCAAAGCCCGGCGGCAAATCCCACTTTCCCTCTTGTGTATAGAAAGTTAGTGGTGCTTGGTATAAATATCCATTACTTTCTATTATATGTGAATTGGTATGATGCCCCGAACCTATGATATACTTTATTTTTTGATCACGCTTATGGATGGTATCTTTTCCTTGCAGTTTAAATTCCAATATATATAATTCATTCCCCACAAAATGTGGAGCATAATACAAATCCAAAAACTTATCATATAGTACTTCGTGACCCGTAAATTTGCCTGCACTTTTTTGTGGCGTAGCCAATCCAAACGATTGCCCCATGCCTGTTTGCATAAAAGTTTCATATTTATCGGCATGACAGCCTTTGCAGGCTTCACTACCTAAATATTTTGCAGAATCGGAATGATTGCGATATAAAAATTTTTCTTTTGCAGGTTCACTTTGGTCACCACACGACCAAAAAATAAGCATAAAAGCTACCAGTAAAAATAATGCGAGGGCTATATTTTTTGCCTGAGCCAAAACAGGATTTATTATATATATTATTTATTACCAAACTTGGCCTGCCAATCTAGCATACCACCTAATAAATTCCGCACATTGGTAAAACCATTTTTCATCATAAAGTCACGGGCTGCGGCACTACGGCCACCAGCTTTGCAATGAACAATCACTTCTTCATCTTTCCAATCGCCCAAGTCATCAATTACGGATTGTATAGTACCCAGCGGAACCAACTTCGCACCTATATTAAATTCTTCGTATTCATAAGATTCACGCACATCTATAATGTTGAGTTTTTCACCACTATCCATGCGTTGCTTTAATTCTTCTGAGGTAATATCCATAGGGGCTATTTTTATTTTTACCCCGCCGCGGCGGGATTATTTTTTATTTTTCAAGTAGGCAGTTTGCTCACAACCCACAACTCACAACTTACTTTTCACTTTCTCCTCCTCCTTTACTTCTACTTTCACTTCCGTTTTTTCTTCTGATTCGATTACAGGAATTTCGGGTTCCATATCGGCAAGTAAATCCAATAATTGTATTAATTTACTTTGCATTTCTGAACGGTTGATTATCATATCTAGAAAACCATGCTCCAATAAAAATTCAGAACTTTGGAAACCCTTCGGTAAATCTTTTCCTATTGCTTCTTTTATAATTCGTGGTCCTGCAAATCCTATCAGGGCTTCTGGCTCTGCTATATTAAAATCGCCAAGCATGGCAAATGATGCAGTAACACCGCCCGTTGTGGGATCAGTTAAGTATGATATATAAGGAACTCCTGCTTTGGCAAGTAACGCAAGCTTTGCAGAAGTCTTCGCCATTTGCATCAGCGAAAAAGCAGCCTCCATCATCCTTGCTCCACCCGATTTGCTAATAACCATCACGGGTATTTTATGCTCACGTCCATAGTCAATAGCCCTAGCAATTTTTTCTCCCATCACCGAGCCCATGGACCCGCCGATGAAAATAAAATCCATGCAAGCCACTACCAATTTATGCCGACCGATATCACCCACAGCTACACGCAATGCATCGTTCAAGCCCGTTTTACTAATGGTGTCCTTCAGCCTACTTTCGTAACTCTTAGTATCATTAAATTTGAGGGGGTCAGTTGGTAATATATTCGAGAACAACTCCGTGAAATTCTCACCGAACAATACCTCAAAATATTCTGCTGAACCAATCTTTGTATGGTAGTTACAATTAGGACAAACCCATTTATTATTGATATGGTCTACTACGTCCATCACTTTTTTACAGCGAGAACACTTATGCCACAAGCCCTCGGGCGTGGATTTTTTATCTTTGGTAGAAGTGGTAATTCCTTCTTTAACGCGTTTAAACCAACTCATTTTTTATCATTGATTTTTAATGGTGGGCAAAAGTCGGTTTTTTCAGCCAAACTTGTGCTTTTATAATATAAGTATGTAATTTACAAAGGGTTAATTTATCACCCAAACTCTATCATCACCTGATTCTTTTCTACTTTATCTTTTTCACTGATATAAATCTTCTTAATCAGCCCATCCACAGGCGATTTGATGATATTTTCCATTTTCATGGCTTCTAATAACAATAGGCTATCACCTTTGGCAATTTGCTGTCCCTCTTGGGCTAAAAGTTTCAACACCATGCCAGGCATTGGTGCTTTTACCTGTCCTTGCTTTTTACCCGCTTTGGTATCCATGCCCATGCTTGCCAAAAGCTCATCGTATCTATCTTGCAGTTTAACAGTTGTTTTTTTACCATTCACTTTCACCACCAACTCTTTGGTATCCTCATCGGTGCTCACAATCTCCACTTTATAGTTCCGACCTCTCAAATTATAATAGTAATTGTCTCCTTCTTTCGATAGCAGTTCCAGCGGCACCAATTGCCCGTTTACTCTTAGCTCATCAGCCTTTCGCTCTGTATTATATTCCTTGTCTCCTATTTTGGCTTTCATGCGGCAAATATAAATCAATTTACGTCCCGATACCTATCGGGATGCGAATTGCGATTTTTTTAATCTAAATTTTCATTGTCAATGAGCCATTTATCATTTACCTTTTACCATTAATCATTAAAGCTTATCCCCTCTTTCAAAAGCCTTGGAAGCTTCTGCTGCAAACCAATTCTTCCTCTACTTTTATAATAATTCAAAATAGTACTAGGCTTTATTGGAATTATCATAGGACATGCCAACACTCCATCATTATATAAATCACGATAACACATATTGAGTTTGCATAACTCACCATTTATATATGCTGATAAATTTTCTGGGAGGGTTTGTTCATCTGTTTCTATCATCCAAACATGATGTGACTTACTATTATCCTTTAATGGAGCTGGACTCACAATATAATCAAACATTGGAATTTTATAGTATTCGCAAGCACTCTTAATCACAGTATCTGTTTCTGAAGTTAGCAAATGTTCCCCAAAAACTGATAATGTTTCAGACTTCCGTCCTATTATAATAACGCGAATAGGGTTAAGTGAAACTACACTTATCAAATCACCAATACAATACCTAAACAAACCGCTGCATGTGGTAATCACAAGTTCTCCCATATCACCCACCGCGGTTTTTGTAATTGGATTTGTCCTACCATTTTCATATAATAATTCAAAGTATATTCCATCATTTACATACAATCGAATTCCCGTTTCACTTTTACGATCTTGCCAACCCAAAAAACCTTCGGAAGTAGGATAAGTTTCTACAAAATCTAATGTATTATCAAATACAGTTTGCAAATAATTTAAATAAGGTTTCGGACTCGTCCCGCTCAAATTTAAAACAGGATTTGCAGCTATAATAGTTTGCAATTGTTCAACATTGAGTGAAGAAAAGAAATCACGCATCCAAGCAGGCATTGCTACAATAAATCCCGGTGGCGATTCTGCAATTTCATTGTATATACTTTGAATCCTGTCTTTGAATAATGGAATTTTACGCGTAACAGTCGAAGGTCTTGAAAAATACTTTGACCAACTTGGCATTTGACAAGCAAGGATAGCAGAAATCGGAGCTGATTTTATATCTCCAAATTGACTAAATATAGGAGCATCCCCAAAACTAAGCGGTGGTGACTTTAATATGCGTTTCGCACCATATAAATTAATCACACTTGCCACAGCATTCCTTCTGCCACTAAGTTGATTTCTCAACAACTCTTTACTTATAGGTATATATTTTTTATTGCCAGCACTGCCCGATGTTTCTGCCATAAACAAAGGCTTTCCCTGCCAAATTTGGTGCGGATTTCCATCTTTTATATTTTCAATATATGTTATATAATCTTGATATGTGGTAAGTGGAAAATCTTCCATCTCGTTCACACCAATATTTGCTTTTATTCCTAAATCTCTACCCATTTCGCAAGTAGAAATTTTCTTGATTATATAATATAATACTTTGTTTTGAGATAAAGCTATCTCTTCGTTTGTATTTGGAATATTTTCCAACCCTCTTAGTACCTTTTGCGAAATAAAGGGTGAAGCGAAACGAAACAACACATCTCTAATCATAATCAATATCTATATTTATCGCAAATGTATGCAAAATTCTCTACTGTATGAGATTGGCTACCTCCCACCAAAACCGTTAGTTTGTAATACTCTTAATTCATAAATTGATTGATCTGCTTATTTTAAATCAATTGATTACCTTTGCTTTTTAAAACTAGGCAAAGAATTTATCAGATATTTTTACCCATGAAAAACAAATCAATTGTATTTATCATAATATTCCTCTTCATCTCTCATTTATCCTCAGCCGTTAAAGTAAAAAAACGTTTCTATTTCTCCTGGGGTTATAACCACGAGTGGTATGCAAAAAATAATATCAATATATCACAACCCTCCTTGCAAAACAATTATAGTTTTCTCAATGTGAAAGGGATTGACAAACCCGGCTGGAATGAGGGAATCTTTAAGCAAGATTTAACTATACCGCAGTATAATTACCGACTAGGTTACAATATAAATACAAAGTGGAGCGGCGAACTAAATTTCGACCATACCAAGTATCAAGTCTCTGAACAAATACTACATGTGAGTGGCGTATACCAAGGCAGAGCGATCGATTCTACTTTTAACCGAACAAATAGCAACCTCACCTATCAGTTGAACAATGGGGCAAATTTTTTCCTATTCAATGCTGTCCGAAAATTTGATGTGTTGCATACTACCTCTTCAAAAATAAATATAAAATTTTTGGCAAAAGGAGGCATTGGTTTTATGTACCCGCATGTAGAAAATACTATTATGGGCCAAAATAATAAACCTCATTTTCAGTTTGGTGGTTTTGATGCTGGCTTAGAAGCTTGCGTGCAAGTGAATTTATTCAGAATATTTTATATAGAATACAGCAATAAAGTAATATATGCCATGTACAGAAACTTGAGAATATATGATGGTACGGCAAGTCAGAACTTAGCTTGTTACCAAATGATATTATCCTTGGGGGTAAGGTTTTAAATATTTTACTCGGTATAGTGCACTAAAACAAAAATAGTCATTATCAATTTCTGGTTATAAAAAAAATCGCCCCGCACAAATGGGAACTATACAAAAGATTTAATTGCTGGGAAAGTTAATTTCTACCCAACCTTTTCACTCACCACCCCATACAAATACGTCCCACCAATAGCACTAAGTATTATAATAGCCATACTTATATAACCATAACCTAAGTTCACGAATAGCGGGCCAGGGCAAGCACCTGTCAATGCCCAGCCCAATCCGAATACAGTTCCACCCAAAAGATATTTACCTATTGATTTTACTTTGGGTATAAATACAATGGGGTTTCCTTCTGTATCTTTTAATTTATACTTTTTTACTATCGCTACTATAATAATACCTAATACAACTGCGGTGCCAATAATTCCATACATTTGAAACGACTGAAACCGAAACATTTCTTGTATACGATACCACGATATCGCTTCCGATTTGGTCATAATAATACCAAATATAATTCCTGTTATAATATATTTTAGTGCTTTCATATTTGTATATTAAAAGATAATGGGAAATAATAAATGGGTCATGATTAATCCACCAATAAAAAATCCGATAACGGCAATCAAAGAAGGTAATTGTAAATCGGAGAGACCACTAATCGCATGTCCTGAGGTGCATCCACCCGCCCACCGTGTTCCAAAACCTATAAATAAACCTCCTAAAATAAGTAGTATCATATTTTTGATATTATATAATGATTCCAGTCCAAACAATTCTTCTGGTTGCAGACCTTTGGGTGCGTCAAAACCTAGTTTTGAAATGTCATGTATCGTTTCTTTGGCTATTTGAACTGGTTCATTGGCTGATAAAAATTGATGTGCAATAAATCCACCTGCTACAGAACCTATTAAAAATAGTAAATTCCAGCTTTGTGCTTTCCAATCAAAATTAAATATTTTTATTTTTTTACCTGCTCCACATGCTGCACATATTACACTAAAATTTGAAGAAAAGCCAAATGTCTTTCCAAAAAACAACATCGCAGTCATAATACCTGCAATCGCTACACCTGAAGTATACCAAGGCCACGGCTCTTTAATAATTTCTATCATAGAATTTAATTAGTGTGTTATAATATATAATCGCCCTCGGCAAAAAAAGCCCCTTGTGGAGCTTTCTAATCTAAACTATGTTACCAAATCCGGAAGATTGTGGTCTTTCACGATACGTCAATTAATCCACATTGTCGTGCAGAAACGAATTGTTCTGCTTCAGCTCATGTTTCTTTTCTTCTTTTTCTTCTACCAATGAAACACGACTTAAATTATTCTCCGACGAATGTGGT
This window of the Bacteroidota bacterium genome carries:
- a CDS encoding LemA family protein; the protein is MQKYKKFIPWVILGILIIWCVSVYNGFVSKDVVLGEKWGKVQSAYQLRADKIKQLVSVVKGSAKFEKETLLGVVEARAGMARQATFDPTKGTAEDFKKYESIQRDLMSNPKTGFNIVVEQYPQLRTTDQYKALMYEISETENMIKTERDQFTIAVKEYNTATRRFPGNLFASIFGFSQKEFFAADTGTDKAPIESLKELEK
- a CDS encoding TPM domain-containing protein, encoding MPLFSSAQAQIPPKSNRLVNDYAGVLTSSQIVALENEAVAFDNKTSTQIAIVTIKSLEGRDIAGYSQELAETWGIGQQGKDNGILILIAVIDHKTRIHTGRGITGYASASRLGVELEEKEMNPHFKKGDFYTGLSNGLTQLEKLLDGKYEAVPKSKRSKHWTSFLGMAIIIIIIIISSIRRNRKGGGGSSGLGAGGLFFLGGSGGWGGGSSGGGGGFGGFGGGSFGGGGASSSW
- a CDS encoding ribonuclease H-like domain-containing protein, encoding MLENLDLGNVMALDVETVPQYRNYQELPEHWKKLWDKKSALKYPNQLPHESYNSAGIYAEFGKVICVSLGLFSRWGKSYQLKIKSYCGHDEKKLLNDVSDALDKFVKSPMQLLLAHNGKEFDFPYLSRRMVINQVKLPIVLDTAGKKPWELNHLDTMELWKFGDFKAYTSLELLAAAFDIPTPKDDIDGSMVSGIYYNEGDLNRIKAYCEKDVATLARLMVKFKDEGDIPDSVISVV
- the mltG gene encoding endolytic transglycosylase MltG; translation: MAKKKTKRSTKKLIIIICSIIVVIAAAVGFLYWFVLYKPNLKLAKDKQFIYIKSGSTYNMVLDDLSPILQDSWSFKWIAEAMKYDKLIKPGRYTLADGMGNKELIQLLRSGKQEPVKIIIQSHNRVGDIIKNIVANLETDSQDLANELYKGNKLKLYNILPKNMFEIFIPNTYFINWDTKPDSVIGRLVHEYDRFWNSERESKLKALGVTRSDAITIASLVIKETNKQSDMPIIAGVVFNRLHKKMNLEMDPTIKFALNDFTLKRIYNKHKDASASSPYNTYTHRGLPPGPICNPTIEAIDAVLNADNNDFIFYCASETRLGYHNFAETLSQHNANARRYQRWLDANRIR
- a CDS encoding TPM domain-containing protein; protein product: MAFLNPEQEQQIEKAIGLAENQTSGEIRLHTEQFCDLDDTLQRALEVFYDLEMDKTQQQNGILIYIAYEDKKMAIVGDEGINNVVPKNYWDIIIQEMKSDFAAGNFEEGICKAVHEVGEKLKQYFPWNSDDKNELSDKISNH
- a CDS encoding ATP-binding cassette domain-containing protein gives rise to the protein MEISIIETQDVSKQYASHLALDKVSLKMPKGKITGLLGPNGAGKTSLIRIITQITRADSGLVLFEGQPLKPKHIEGIGYLPEERGLYKKMEVGEQLLYLAQLKGLSRADAITRCKVWVDKFDIGTWWKKKVEELSKGMQQKVQFISTVIHEPTLIILDEPFTGFDPNNAKLIKDEILALKAKGASIIFSTHRMESVEEMCDYIIFINKSKKILEAELQQVKEQFRTNTYELVYNGDNLQTPQNTEIVDDRIENGSHICILKHPSPMGRNELLKQVMQHVEVVSFSEKMPAMSDIFIKLTSEN
- a CDS encoding multiheme c-type cytochrome yields the protein MAQAKNIALALFLLVAFMLIFWSCGDQSEPAKEKFLYRNHSDSAKYLGSEACKGCHADKYETFMQTGMGQSFGLATPQKSAGKFTGHEVLYDKFLDLYYAPHFVGNELYILEFKLQGKDTIHKRDQKIKYIIGSGHHTNSHIIESNGYLYQAPLTFYTQEGKWDLPPGFENGANSRFSRIIGHECMSCHNSLPDYVQGSENQFTNIPLGIGCERCHGPGSLHVSDKQKGILVDTKNNIDYSIVNPRKLPWQLQIDVCQRCHLQGNTVLKQGKDWQSFRPGMKLSDVMDVFLPRYADDENRFYMASHAVRLQMSPCFLKSNPDLNDNNNLKLTCITCHNPHVSTRQTGKEQYNTACKNCHSNAVKNTCTENILIRNKVQDNCVQCHMPKNGSSDIPHVSVTDHYIRKKVGNTTSNTTNTFKGLRCVNNREVADIAAAVAYLNSYEKDNNKNHTLDSAAYYIKKMGKENPELKIRELYISQKYAELINYMQINKIISADAWTNYRLGIAFLEKGDMNSAVSWLENAVRFAAKNLEFQQKLGIVYIATGNTARGKDILEKLLLINPAMPVTWYNMAMVAGKENNISLAETCLHKCIYYDPNHIQALINLANISEKKNDTVNLKKYILRLRKLQPNNKQWSVGL